The following coding sequences are from one Pararge aegeria chromosome 13, ilParAegt1.1, whole genome shotgun sequence window:
- the LOC120628860 gene encoding uncharacterized protein LOC120628860: MNINQELLITLIQERPVIWDKTIDDYKNKRLKYDSWKEIFIHFQPTFEDLSGDEKNKFGQMVMKKWTNMKDSWIKYDKKINECKSGSSAKKIRKYMFYDEMMFLKKNVEHRKTDSNMTEHVHDSSLSNENFDSAVPNQSSSGYTERSETQRAKKKRKNELSEVDIRFMKFMDSAERDEKKKSRSMNFFMGIADTVDKFSDENMIDFQFQVISIIKNIQQRQCTQYIPTSRNQWDQGHQGYLSGTASSNAQSSTYGYSTAARSSYGISRPQTSSHDFGHGSGLEPIHYRPESQLSVHSVNAESISADSQVSIEDEFDFSTALE; this comes from the exons atgaacataaatCAAGAATTATTAATTACGTTGATTCAAGAAAGGCCTGTAATATGGGATAAGACCATCgacgattataaaaataagcggCTTAAATATGATTCCtggaaagaaatatttattcatttccaGCCCACATTTGAAGATTTAAGTGGTGATGAGAAAAACAAGTTTG ggcAAATGGTGATGAAGAAGTGGACCAATATGAAAGATAGCTggataaaatatgacaaaaaaattaatgaatgtaaGTCTGGTTCttcagcaaaaaaaataagaaaatatatgttcTATGATGAAATGATgttcctaaaaaaaaatgttgagcaTCGCAAGACCGATTCTAACATGACTGAACATGTTCATGATTCTAGCCTCAGTAATGAAAATTTTGATAGTGCAGTCCCGAATCAATCAAGCTCGGGATACACTGAACGGAGTGAGACGCAAAgggctaaaaaaaaaagaaaaaatgaacTAAGTGAAGTTGACATTAGGTTTATGAAGTTTATGGATTCAGCAGAACGAGATGAGAAAAAGAAAAGCCGTAGTATGAACTTTTTTATGGGAATCGCTGATACAGTTGACAAGTTCAGTGATGAAAATATGATAGACTTTCAGTTTCAagtaatttcaataattaaaaatattcaacaaagaCAGTGTACTCAGTATATACCTACATCAAGAAACCAATGGGATCAAGGCCATCAAGGATATTTAAGTGGTACAGCATCCTCAAATGCGCAATCGTCAACATATGGATATTCTACAGCTGCTAGATCGAGCTATGGAATAAGTCGTCCACAGACGTCTTCTCATGATTTTGGACACGGTTCTGGTTTAGAGCCAATCCACTACCGACCCGAATCACAATTATCTGTACATAGTGTAAATGCGGAAAGTATCTCGGCAGATTCTCAAGTTTCTATTGAAGACGAATTCGATTTTAGTACCGCACTTGAGTAG
- the LOC120628859 gene encoding protein ANTAGONIST OF LIKE HETEROCHROMATIN PROTEIN 1-like: MQKTTFDNLLQKLSQELKHQDTFMRESISPAERLAVTLRYLATGDTFTDLYYSYRIGIKTISCIVREVCHYIWLELYKEYMKMPSKEDWLHIASKFQESSNFPLCLGAVDGKHIRLIKPIDSGSMFLNYKHFFSIVLMAVVDSDYNFIFVDVGAYGKECDSSVFKETPFWKNLTNNGLNLPDATRLPGIDYDLPYVFVADEAFALHYHLLRPFGGHQLDQLKRTFNYRLTRARRFVECAFGILSNKWRIFHRPMNVSIDLAVDIVKTCCVLQNFIHKQENFQFHNASENESTLDSESELIQLPITNAVRGSLAANEVRNRFAQYFVSNEGRLSYQNNYA, translated from the exons aTGCAGAAAACTACATTCGACAACTTGCTCCAAAAATTATCCCAGGAACTAAAACATCAAGATACTTTTATGCGAGAGAGTATATCGCCCGCAGAAAGATTGGCTGTAACTCTgag gTATCTAGCAACAGGAGATACCTTTACTGACCTATACTACAGCTATAGAATTGGAATAAAAACCATAAGTTGCATCGTACGTGAAGTATGCCACTACATTTGGTTAGAACTGTATAAAGAATATATGAAAATGCCATCTAAAGAAGACTGGCTACACATTGCAAGCAAATTTCAAGAATCTTCCAACTTCCCGCTGTGCTTAGGAGCGGTCGATGGAAAACACATCAGACTTATTAAGCCAATTGATAGTGGCTcgatgtttttaaattacaaacattttttttctatagttttGATGGCAGTAGTAGATAGCGATTACAACTTTATATTTGTTGACGTTGGCGCCTACGGAAAGGAGTGTGATTCCAGTGTGTTTAAAGAGACCCCATTTtggaaaaatttaacaaacaacGGATTAAATCTACCCGATGCAACACGTTTGCCTGGAATTGACTACGATTTGCCATATGTGTTCGTTGCGGACGAAGCCTTTGCTTtgcattatcacttgcttcgtccATTTGGTGGTCATCAGCTTGATCAATTAAAACGTACATTTAACTACAGACTCACAAGAGCGCGAAGATTTGTTGAATGTGCGTTTGGCATTTTATCCAATaaatggcgaatttttcaccGGCCAATGAATGTGTCCATCGATTTGGCAGTTGATATTGTGAAAACATGTTGtgttttgcaaaattttatacataagcaGGAAAACTTTCAGTTTCACAATGCGAGTGAAAATGAGTCCACCCTTGATTCAGAATCGGAACTAATCCAGTTACCTATCACGAATGCAGTTCGCGGAAGTTTGGCGGCTAATGAAGTTCGCAACAGATTTgcacaatattttgtatctaACGAAGGTCGCCTCTCCTATCAAAACAACTATGCATaa